A genomic stretch from Aedes albopictus strain Foshan chromosome 2, AalbF5, whole genome shotgun sequence includes:
- the LOC134286806 gene encoding uncharacterized protein LOC134286806, with protein sequence MTGGHDTTMSSCKTCKRPDSADAQMVACDKCQQWEHFTCAGVDETVKDRQYVCKDCMTKVSADKSKRRKQLIAENRSAKSGGRSASRKGSKVPSIPASQTSSARAAALEAQMKLIEEEKAMKEQELKEQDELKKWEREEEQRQLEEKRQLMERRTAKTSPARIGRETGLIGEAAKYPDGISGMHELIKRMSEADSGCGSSSCSIPDSREKVKSWLAGQNPDGRSLGKMVEEQKASTGLHPTVPQDPLAFQLPPSQHRVAQLTQADHHLQKRSLPQGLQQVRSETIVQPFQQFVASSQPHLQLKQRTNQSTHQQLCQLICRSLQQTQPSVQSRQPPPLKLTGRPLIQQQSDQPYGMVAHGTPPEQQYGGHNQPDAMRPSVVIEQPFRRYAVIPESSCPVNSPQYHGHSNLREDWQSHRRQQDIVPL encoded by the coding sequence ATGACTGGAGGTCACGATACGACGATGTCGAGCTGCAAAACTTGCAAACGTCCGGACTCGGCCGATGCCCAGATGGTTGCCTGCGACAAGTGCCAGCAGTGGGAACACTTCACGTGTGCAGGCGTCGATGAAACCGTCAAGGATCGGCAGTACGTATGCAAGGATTGCATGACTAAGGTGAGTGCAGATAAGTCTAAGCGCAGGAAGCAGCTGATAGCTGAGAATCGGTCCGCCAAATCCGGTGGAAGATCAGCTTCGAGAAAGGGCTCGAAAGTTCCTTCAATCCCGGCGAGCCAAACATCCAGTGCTCGCGCAGCTGCCCTGGAAGCCCAAATGAAGCTCATCGAGGAAGAGAAGGCGATGAAGGAGCAGGAGCTGAAAGAACAAGATGAGCTGAAAAAGTGGGAACGGGAAGAAGAACAGCGCCAGCTCGAGGAGAAGAGGCAGTTAATGGAACGAAGAACAGCGAAGACTTCGCCAGCGAGAATTGGAAGAGAAACGGGCCTTATTGGCGAAGCAGCAAAGTATCCGGACGGAATCAGTGGAATGCATGAATTAATCAAACGGATGTCGGAGGCCGATAGCGGATGCGGCAGCAGTTCGTGCTCGATCCCTGACTCCCGAGAGAAAGTGAAGAGCTGGCTAGCAGGTCAAAATCCTGACGGAAGATCTTTGGGAAAGATGGTGGAGGAGCAGAAAGCAAGTACAGGCCTTCACCCGACGGTTCCCCAAGACCCGTTGGCATTCCAGCTACCCCCATCGCAACACAGGGTTGCACAGCTCACGCAAGCGGATCATCATTTGCAGAAAAGAAGCCTGCCTCAAGGACTGCAGCAAGTTCGCTCCGAAACAATCGTTCAGCCGTTTCAGCAGTTTGTAGCAAGTTCCCAGCCTCACCTCCAACTGAAACAACGGACAAACCAGTCCACGCACCAGCAGCTGTGCCAGCTCATTTGCCGGTCATTGCAGCAAACCCAACCGTCAGTTCAATCACGCCAGCCTCCCCCACTGAAGCTAACGGGCCGTCCATTGATACAGCAGCAATCAGACCAACCGTACGGCATGGTTGCCCATGGCACACCGCCCGAGCAGCAGTATGGCGGACATAATCAGCCGGATGCGATGCGGCCTTCAGTGGTAATCGAACAACCATTTCGACGCTATGCAGTGATTCCCGAGTCAAGCTGCCCAGTGAACTCTCCTCAGTACCACGGTCACTCGAATCTGCGAGAAGATTGGCAGTCCCATCGACGCCAACAGGACATCGTGCCCTTGTAA